In Pararge aegeria chromosome 5, ilParAegt1.1, whole genome shotgun sequence, one DNA window encodes the following:
- the LOC120623682 gene encoding eukaryotic translation initiation factor 5B isoform X1, which produces MGKAKKGKKSQSVEDGDSDVETTSIENLKPAQNKGPKQVDDSGESEDEKPKAKSKQKKSFDTEVKEVTKNVKNVSISNKSQKKKVEDSSEDDSDEEEKPKKSKNKKEEKSAFSLLEVEDSGGSAPEAPPSSDDEKPVQKPQKKAAQEKKEPSGKKGKKAKRRKDDSDEDIEKVLAELEMEYTGVKKEVTPAPEVEKPADVVEEKPTKTKKKGKKEEPKLEENEKEPDDKESDNENDITIKTAAQKKKEKKEREKQKKLEAKKKEQDGKKEPAEAKKAPLPKPEEKVPEPAEEVKDELKAPSEEKDGEGDTPAAEGKKKKKGDKGDKDDKGKKGPTKKTLAAMQEALKKVKEEEERMQKEEEERIKQEEERENQRLEAIRLEKERKERKKQKEKERKERLKAEGKLLTPKQRAEKARAQAMLESLKAQGIEIGSAEKKPPRLGTRIKPMKLKTQMSQEALVTPVEEKKIEFEVTDKKEESPKEDSPKKESDTDLVKDSWDAESSEEEEPEKPEPSPPTKAEGKQSQSAKEKANEKEEEESSDEEDDSSEEESSSEEDSDDDQMTDAQKKRELVLRRLEKRREENEKNKVNNPLRAAVVCVLGHVDTGKTKILDKLRRTNVQDGEAGGITQQIGATNVPIENIKEQTKHVKGVNEISFKLPGLLIIDTPGHESFSNLRNRGSSLCDIAILVVDIMHGLEPQTIESINLLKQKKTPFIVALNKIDRLYDWQSAQRKDLRDILKLQQPNTQLEFEKRTKDVIIQFAEQGLNAALFFSNPDPRTYVSLVPTSAVTGEGMGNLLAMIVQACEGPLHKRLVFSHHLQATVLEVKAIPGLGTTIDTILINGTLHEGDTVVLAGTDGPIVTQIRSLLMPQPMKELRVKNAYIEHKEVVAAQGVKIAAKELEKAIAGLNLLVAQKPDEVDVLKEEVARELKSALSSIKLSERGVYVQASTLGSLEALLEFLRTSKIPYSAIRIGPVVKRDVMKASAMLEHDSQYATILAFDVKIERDAQEMADNLGVKIFAADIIYHLFDKFTAYREELKQKKREEFKHIAVFPCKLKIMPQFVFNSRDPIVAGVMVEAGVVKEGTPICVPSKEFVELGIVTSIEVNHKQVETARKGQEVCIKIEPIPGESPKMFGRHFDETDFLVSKISRASIDACKDYFRDDLIKTDWQLMVELKKLFQIL; this is translated from the exons ATGGGTAAAGCCAAAAAGGGGAAGAAGAGTCAGTCAGTGGAAGACGG TGACAGTGATGTGGAAACCACATCCATTGAAAACCTGAAGCCGGCTCAAAATAAAGGACCGAA aCAAGTTGATGACTCAGGTGAAAGTGAAGATGAAAAACCTAAAGCTAAGTCTAAACAGAAGAAATCATTTGACACAGAAGTAAAGGAGGTCACAAAGAATGTAAAGAATGTGTCAATTTCTAATAAGTCACAAAAGAAAAAAGTGGAAGATAGTAGTGAAG atGATTCAGATGAAGAAGAAAAgcctaaaaaaagtaaaaataagaaagaagaaaaaagtgCATTTTCTCTTTTAGAAGTAGAAGATTCTGGCGGATCTGCACCTGAAGCTCCTCCGTCTTCTGATGATGAAAAACCTGTGCAAAAGCCACAAAAAAAAGCTGCACAAGAAAAGAAAGAACCATCGGGGAAAAAAGGAAAGAAAGCAAAAAGGAGGAAAGATGATAGTGACGAGGACATTGAAAAGGTTCTGGCTGAACTTGAAATGGAATATACTGGTGTTAAAAAGGAAGTAACTCCTGCACCTGAAGTAGAAAAACCAGCCGACGTTGTTGAAGAAAAACCTACCAAGACTaagaaaaaaggtaaaaaagaaGAGCCGAAATTAGAAGAAAATGAAAAAGAGCCAGATGATAAAGAAAGTGACAATGAAAatgatataacaataaaaactgCAGcacaaaaaaagaaagaaaagaaagagcGAGAGAAGCAGAAAAAGTTAGAggcaaaaaaaaaggaacaagATGGTAAAAAAGAACCAGCGGAGGCTAAAAAAGCACCACTACCCAAACCGGAAGAAAAAGTGCCGGAACCTGCTGAAGAAGTAAAAGATGAACTGAAAGCTCCATCAGAAGAAAAGGACGGAGAAGGTGACACACCAGCAGCAGAAgggaagaaaaagaaaaagggTGATAAAGGCGATAAAGACGACAAAGGTAAAAAAGGCCCTACGAAAAAAACTCTTGCGGCTATGCAAGAGGCTTTAAAGAAGGTCAAAGAAGAGGAAGAACGTAtgcaaaaagaagaagaagaaaggaTAAAACAGGAGGAGGAGCGAGAGAATCAAAGACTTGAAGCCATTCGATTAGAAAAAGAGCGAAAGGAAAGGAAGAAACAAAAGGAAAAGGAGAGAAAAGAAAGACTTAAGGCTGAAGGTAAACTGCTAACTCCCAAACAGAGGGCAGAAAAGGCGCGGGCTCAAGCTATGCTTGAATCTCTAAAGGCACAAGGTATCGAAATTGGATCTGCTGAGAAAAAACCCCCGCGACTTGGTACAAGAATTAAGccaatgaaattaaaaacacaaatgtCACAAGAAGCTCTTGTGACTCCAGTAGAAGAAAAGAAGATTGAATTTGAAGTAACCGATAAGAAG GAGGAATCGCCGAAAGAAGATTCACCTAAGAAAGAATCTGATACTGATTTAGTCAAAGATTCATGGGATGCTGAATCATCTGAAGAAGAGGAACCTGAAAAACCAGAACCATCTCCACCAACGAAAGCTGAAGGGAAACAATCTCAATCAGCTAAAGAAAAAGCAAATgag aaggaagaagaagaaagttCAGATGAAGAAGACGACAGTTCAGAGGAAGAATCTAGTTCTGAAGAAGATTCAGATGACGATCAAATGACAGATGCTCAAAAGAAGAGGGAATTGGTTCTGAGGAGATTGGAG AAACGCCGGGAGGAGAATGAAAAGAACAAAGTCAACAACCCATTACGTGCAGCTGTGGTTTGCGTGCTTGGACACGTAGACACGGGCAAGACCAAGATCCTGGACAAGTTACGCAGAACGAATGTGCAGGATGGCGAAGCGGGTGGTATTACGCAGCAGATCGGAGCCACAAACGTACCTATCGAGAATATAAAGGAGCAAACAAAACATGTCAAAGGG GTGAATGAAATATCTTTCAAGTTACCAGGTCTACTCATCATTGACACACCTGGCCACGAATCTTTCAGCAATCTCAGGAACAGAGGCTCTTCATTGTGTGATATTGCCATTCTG GTTGTTGATATAATGCACGGGCTGGAACCGCAGACGATCGAGTCTATAAACTTATTGAAACAGAAGAAAACGCCATTTATTGTGGCCTTGAACAAAATCGACCGTCTCTACGACTGGCAAAGTGCTCAGAGGAAGGACCTACGAGATATACTGAAGTTGCAGCAACCCAATACTCAATTGGAATTCGAGAAGAGAACCAAAGATGTGATAATCCAGTTTGCGGAACAG GGTTTGAATGCAGCTCTATTCTTTTCGAATCCAGACCCGCGCACTTATGTGTCCCTGGTACCAACGTCAGCTGTGACAGGCGAGGGTATGGGCAACTTGTTGGCCATGATCGTCCAAGCGTGCGAAGGGCCACTACATAAGCGACTTGTGTTCTCACATCACCTGCAGGCAACTGTGCTTGAG GTAAAAGCAATCCCCGGTCTTGGCACGACGATCGACACAATCCTGATCAACGGTACTCTCCACGAAGGCGACACTGTAGTACTCGCGGGAACCGATGGGCCTATCGTCACGCAGATACGTTCTCTCCTCATGCCGCAACCAATGAAGGAGCTGAGAGTTAAG AATGCGTACATAGAACACAAGGAAGTAGTGGCTGCTCAAGGAGTGAAGATAGCTGCCAAAGAGTTGGAGAAAGCAATCGCTGGACTCAATTTGCTTGTGGCTCAGAAACCGGACGAAGTTGATGTTTTGAA AGAGGAGGTGGCTAGAGAGCTGAAGTCTGCTCTATCGTCTATCAAACTGTCAGAACGCGGTGTGTACGTGCAAGCATCTACCCTCGGTTCGCTTGAAGCCTTGCTCGAGTTTCTTAGGACTAGCAAAATTCCt TACTCCGCTATCAGGATAGGACCGGTGGTGAAACGTGACGTCATGAAGGCATCCGCCATGTTGGAACACGACTCTCAGTACGCCACCATTTTGGCTTTTGATGTGAAG atTGAACGCGACGCACAAGAAATGGCTGATAACCTGGGCGTGAAGATATTCGCGGCGGACATTATATACCACTTGTTCGACAAGTTCACGGCTTATCGTGAGGAGTTGAAACAGAAGAAACGCGAGGAGTTCAAGCACATTGCCGTGTTCCCTTGCAAGCTCAAG ATTATGCCGCAATTCGTATTTAACTCCCGAGACCCAATCGTCGCTGGTGTGATGGTAGAAGCCGGCGTTGTCAAAGAAGGGACGCCTATTTGCGTACCAAGTAAAGAG ttcGTGGAGCTCGGCATAGTGACTTCCATCGAAGTGAACCATAAGCAAGTGGAAACTGCACGGAAGGGGCAGGAGGTCTGCATCAAGATCGAGCCCATTCCCGGGGAGTCGCCCAAGATGTTCGGCCGGCACTTCGACGAGACCGATTTCCTAGTCAGCAAG
- the LOC120623682 gene encoding eukaryotic translation initiation factor 5B isoform X2 — protein sequence MGKAKKGKKSQSVEDGDSDVETTSIENLKPAQNKGPKQVDDSGESEDEKPKAKSKQKKSFDTEVKEVTKNVKNVSISNKSQKKKVEDSSEDDSDEEEKPKKSKNKKEEKSAFSLLEVEDSGGSAPEAPPSSDDEKPVQKPQKKAAQEKKEPSGKKGKKAKRRKDDSDEDIEKVLAELEMEYTGVKKEVTPAPEVEKPADVVEEKPTKTKKKGKKEEPKLEENEKEPDDKESDNENDITIKTAAQKKKEKKEREKQKKLEAKKKEQDGKKEPAEAKKAPLPKPEEKVPEPAEEVKDELKAPSEEKDGEGDTPAAEGKKKKKGDKGDKDDKGKKGPTKKTLAAMQEALKKVKEEEERMQKEEEERIKQEEERENQRLEAIRLEKERKERKKQKEKERKERLKAEGKLLTPKQRAEKARAQAMLESLKAQGIEIGSAEKKPPRLGTRIKPMKLKTQMSQEALVTPVEEKKIEFEVTDKKEESPKEDSPKKESDTDLVKDSWDAESSEEEEPEKPEPSPPTKAEGKQSQSAKEKANEEEEESSDEEDDSSEEESSSEEDSDDDQMTDAQKKRELVLRRLEKRREENEKNKVNNPLRAAVVCVLGHVDTGKTKILDKLRRTNVQDGEAGGITQQIGATNVPIENIKEQTKHVKGVNEISFKLPGLLIIDTPGHESFSNLRNRGSSLCDIAILVVDIMHGLEPQTIESINLLKQKKTPFIVALNKIDRLYDWQSAQRKDLRDILKLQQPNTQLEFEKRTKDVIIQFAEQGLNAALFFSNPDPRTYVSLVPTSAVTGEGMGNLLAMIVQACEGPLHKRLVFSHHLQATVLEVKAIPGLGTTIDTILINGTLHEGDTVVLAGTDGPIVTQIRSLLMPQPMKELRVKNAYIEHKEVVAAQGVKIAAKELEKAIAGLNLLVAQKPDEVDVLKEEVARELKSALSSIKLSERGVYVQASTLGSLEALLEFLRTSKIPYSAIRIGPVVKRDVMKASAMLEHDSQYATILAFDVKIERDAQEMADNLGVKIFAADIIYHLFDKFTAYREELKQKKREEFKHIAVFPCKLKIMPQFVFNSRDPIVAGVMVEAGVVKEGTPICVPSKEFVELGIVTSIEVNHKQVETARKGQEVCIKIEPIPGESPKMFGRHFDETDFLVSKISRASIDACKDYFRDDLIKTDWQLMVELKKLFQIL from the exons ATGGGTAAAGCCAAAAAGGGGAAGAAGAGTCAGTCAGTGGAAGACGG TGACAGTGATGTGGAAACCACATCCATTGAAAACCTGAAGCCGGCTCAAAATAAAGGACCGAA aCAAGTTGATGACTCAGGTGAAAGTGAAGATGAAAAACCTAAAGCTAAGTCTAAACAGAAGAAATCATTTGACACAGAAGTAAAGGAGGTCACAAAGAATGTAAAGAATGTGTCAATTTCTAATAAGTCACAAAAGAAAAAAGTGGAAGATAGTAGTGAAG atGATTCAGATGAAGAAGAAAAgcctaaaaaaagtaaaaataagaaagaagaaaaaagtgCATTTTCTCTTTTAGAAGTAGAAGATTCTGGCGGATCTGCACCTGAAGCTCCTCCGTCTTCTGATGATGAAAAACCTGTGCAAAAGCCACAAAAAAAAGCTGCACAAGAAAAGAAAGAACCATCGGGGAAAAAAGGAAAGAAAGCAAAAAGGAGGAAAGATGATAGTGACGAGGACATTGAAAAGGTTCTGGCTGAACTTGAAATGGAATATACTGGTGTTAAAAAGGAAGTAACTCCTGCACCTGAAGTAGAAAAACCAGCCGACGTTGTTGAAGAAAAACCTACCAAGACTaagaaaaaaggtaaaaaagaaGAGCCGAAATTAGAAGAAAATGAAAAAGAGCCAGATGATAAAGAAAGTGACAATGAAAatgatataacaataaaaactgCAGcacaaaaaaagaaagaaaagaaagagcGAGAGAAGCAGAAAAAGTTAGAggcaaaaaaaaaggaacaagATGGTAAAAAAGAACCAGCGGAGGCTAAAAAAGCACCACTACCCAAACCGGAAGAAAAAGTGCCGGAACCTGCTGAAGAAGTAAAAGATGAACTGAAAGCTCCATCAGAAGAAAAGGACGGAGAAGGTGACACACCAGCAGCAGAAgggaagaaaaagaaaaagggTGATAAAGGCGATAAAGACGACAAAGGTAAAAAAGGCCCTACGAAAAAAACTCTTGCGGCTATGCAAGAGGCTTTAAAGAAGGTCAAAGAAGAGGAAGAACGTAtgcaaaaagaagaagaagaaaggaTAAAACAGGAGGAGGAGCGAGAGAATCAAAGACTTGAAGCCATTCGATTAGAAAAAGAGCGAAAGGAAAGGAAGAAACAAAAGGAAAAGGAGAGAAAAGAAAGACTTAAGGCTGAAGGTAAACTGCTAACTCCCAAACAGAGGGCAGAAAAGGCGCGGGCTCAAGCTATGCTTGAATCTCTAAAGGCACAAGGTATCGAAATTGGATCTGCTGAGAAAAAACCCCCGCGACTTGGTACAAGAATTAAGccaatgaaattaaaaacacaaatgtCACAAGAAGCTCTTGTGACTCCAGTAGAAGAAAAGAAGATTGAATTTGAAGTAACCGATAAGAAG GAGGAATCGCCGAAAGAAGATTCACCTAAGAAAGAATCTGATACTGATTTAGTCAAAGATTCATGGGATGCTGAATCATCTGAAGAAGAGGAACCTGAAAAACCAGAACCATCTCCACCAACGAAAGCTGAAGGGAAACAATCTCAATCAGCTAAAGAAAAAGCAAATgag gaagaagaagaaagttCAGATGAAGAAGACGACAGTTCAGAGGAAGAATCTAGTTCTGAAGAAGATTCAGATGACGATCAAATGACAGATGCTCAAAAGAAGAGGGAATTGGTTCTGAGGAGATTGGAG AAACGCCGGGAGGAGAATGAAAAGAACAAAGTCAACAACCCATTACGTGCAGCTGTGGTTTGCGTGCTTGGACACGTAGACACGGGCAAGACCAAGATCCTGGACAAGTTACGCAGAACGAATGTGCAGGATGGCGAAGCGGGTGGTATTACGCAGCAGATCGGAGCCACAAACGTACCTATCGAGAATATAAAGGAGCAAACAAAACATGTCAAAGGG GTGAATGAAATATCTTTCAAGTTACCAGGTCTACTCATCATTGACACACCTGGCCACGAATCTTTCAGCAATCTCAGGAACAGAGGCTCTTCATTGTGTGATATTGCCATTCTG GTTGTTGATATAATGCACGGGCTGGAACCGCAGACGATCGAGTCTATAAACTTATTGAAACAGAAGAAAACGCCATTTATTGTGGCCTTGAACAAAATCGACCGTCTCTACGACTGGCAAAGTGCTCAGAGGAAGGACCTACGAGATATACTGAAGTTGCAGCAACCCAATACTCAATTGGAATTCGAGAAGAGAACCAAAGATGTGATAATCCAGTTTGCGGAACAG GGTTTGAATGCAGCTCTATTCTTTTCGAATCCAGACCCGCGCACTTATGTGTCCCTGGTACCAACGTCAGCTGTGACAGGCGAGGGTATGGGCAACTTGTTGGCCATGATCGTCCAAGCGTGCGAAGGGCCACTACATAAGCGACTTGTGTTCTCACATCACCTGCAGGCAACTGTGCTTGAG GTAAAAGCAATCCCCGGTCTTGGCACGACGATCGACACAATCCTGATCAACGGTACTCTCCACGAAGGCGACACTGTAGTACTCGCGGGAACCGATGGGCCTATCGTCACGCAGATACGTTCTCTCCTCATGCCGCAACCAATGAAGGAGCTGAGAGTTAAG AATGCGTACATAGAACACAAGGAAGTAGTGGCTGCTCAAGGAGTGAAGATAGCTGCCAAAGAGTTGGAGAAAGCAATCGCTGGACTCAATTTGCTTGTGGCTCAGAAACCGGACGAAGTTGATGTTTTGAA AGAGGAGGTGGCTAGAGAGCTGAAGTCTGCTCTATCGTCTATCAAACTGTCAGAACGCGGTGTGTACGTGCAAGCATCTACCCTCGGTTCGCTTGAAGCCTTGCTCGAGTTTCTTAGGACTAGCAAAATTCCt TACTCCGCTATCAGGATAGGACCGGTGGTGAAACGTGACGTCATGAAGGCATCCGCCATGTTGGAACACGACTCTCAGTACGCCACCATTTTGGCTTTTGATGTGAAG atTGAACGCGACGCACAAGAAATGGCTGATAACCTGGGCGTGAAGATATTCGCGGCGGACATTATATACCACTTGTTCGACAAGTTCACGGCTTATCGTGAGGAGTTGAAACAGAAGAAACGCGAGGAGTTCAAGCACATTGCCGTGTTCCCTTGCAAGCTCAAG ATTATGCCGCAATTCGTATTTAACTCCCGAGACCCAATCGTCGCTGGTGTGATGGTAGAAGCCGGCGTTGTCAAAGAAGGGACGCCTATTTGCGTACCAAGTAAAGAG ttcGTGGAGCTCGGCATAGTGACTTCCATCGAAGTGAACCATAAGCAAGTGGAAACTGCACGGAAGGGGCAGGAGGTCTGCATCAAGATCGAGCCCATTCCCGGGGAGTCGCCCAAGATGTTCGGCCGGCACTTCGACGAGACCGATTTCCTAGTCAGCAAG